CCGCGGGCCATGGCCGAGAGAATGGCGTAACGGTGCGAGATCGACTTGTCTCCGGGCAGGCGGGGCGTCCCCTGCAGGCTTTTGGCGGGTTGGATGCGCATAGACTTATGGTGCTCAGTGGGAGTGCGGCAAACCTGCCCCTGCGGCCGTCAGCCCTCGATCTCCAGCGATTTGAGTTCTTTGATGCGATCGCGCAATTGGGCGGCTTTCTCGAATTCGAAGGCCATGGCGGCCTCTTTCATCTCCTTCTCCAGATCGGCGATCTTTTCTTCCAGTTCCTGCACCGAATCGACTTCGGGCAGTCCCTCCTCCAGGTCGGGAACAGTGTAGTAGTCGGCCATGGCCATTTCCAGCAGGTCGGAGTCCACGGCCTTGCTGATGGTGGTCGGCGTGATGCCGTGCTTCCGGTTGTAGGCCTGCTGGATCTCGCGCCGCCTCTCGGTCTCTTCCATGCACTGGGCCATCGAGTCGGTGACCCGGTCGGCGTACATGATGACCATTCCGTTGACGTTGCGGGCCGCCCGTCCCGAGGTCTGGATCAGCGAGGTGGCGCTGCGCAGGTATCCTTCCTTGTCGGCGTCCAGAATGGCCACCAGCGAAACCTCGGGAAGATCCAGCCCCTCCCGCAGCAGGTTGACGCCCACCAGCACGTCGAAGCGTCCCAGGCGCAGGTCGCGCAGGATCTTGACCCGGTCCAGGGTGTCGATCTCGGAGTGCAGGTAGCGCACCGCCACTCCCACCTCGGTGTAGTATTCGGTCAACTCTTCGGCCATGCGCTTGGTCAGGGTGGTCACCAGCACGCGCTCTTCCCGCTCTTCGCGCACCCTGATCTCCTCCAACAGGTCGTCGATCTGCCCCTTCACCGGACGCACGTCGATGCTGGGGTCCATCAGTCCGGTGGGACGCACGATCTGTTCCACGATTTCGCCGCCCGTCTTCTCCAGCTCGTAGGGTCCCGGCGTAGCCGAGACGTGGATGGTCGGGGGAAGGCGCTCCTCGAACTCCTCGAAGTTGAGGGGACGGTTGTCGAGAGCCGAAGGAAGGCGGAAGCCGTATTCCACCAGGTTGAGCTTGCGTGAGCGGTCGCCGTGGTACATCCCCCTCACCTGGGGGACGGTGACATGGCTCTCGTCGATGAAAAAGAGGGCGTCGTCGGGCAAGTAGTCCATCAAGGTAGGCGAGGGCTCTCCGGGCGCCCGTCCCGTCAGGTGGCGCGAGTAGTTCTCGATTCCTCGGCAATAGCCCACCGTCTTGATCATCTCCAGGTCGAACATGGTGCGCTGATGGATGCGCTGGGCTTCCATCAGGCGCCCTTCCTTCTCCAGTCCGGTGCGAAATTCCTCCAGTTCGTCCTTGATGCTCTGCACCGCCGCGTTCCAGCGCTGGCGGGGAATCACGTAGTGGGAGTTGGGATAGATGGGGACGCGCTCGTGTTCCTGCAACAGTTCGCCGGTGAGCGGGTCGAACTGCTCGATGCGCTCGATCTCGTCGCCGAACAGCTCCACCCTGACCCCGTAGTCCTCGTAGGAGGGAATGATCTCGATGACGTCTCCCCGCACCCGGAAGGTCCCCCGCACCAGGTCGTAGTCGTTGCGCTGGTATTGAATCTCCACCAGTTTCTTGAGGATTTCGCGGCGGTCGATGCGGTCGCCCCGCTTGAGCATCAGCAGCATGCCGTAATAAGCCTCGGGCGATCCCAGTCCGTAGATGCAGCTCACGCTGGCCACGATGATGGTGTCGCGCCGTTCGAAGAGCGAGCGGGTGGCCGAATGGCGCATGCGCTCGATGTCGTCGTTGATGAGCGCCTCTTTCTCGATGTAGGTGTCGGTGGAGGCGATGTAGGCTTCCGGCTGGTAGTAGTCGTAGTAGCTGACGAAGTACTCGACGGCGTTGGAAGGGAAGAACTTCCTGAATTCCTGATAGAGTTGTGCGGCCAGGGTCTTGTTGTGGCTCAGCACCAGGGTGGGACGGTTCAGTTCCTCCACCACCTTGGCCATGGTGAAGGTCTTGCCCGAGCCGGTCACCCCCAGCAGCACCTGGTGCTTATCCTTATCCTCCACTCCGCCACAGAGGGAGTCGATGGCTTGGGCCTGGTCGGAAGAGGGGGTAAAGGAGGATTCCAAATGGAAGCGCCCGGAGTATCCCAAGGCCCTCCCGAAGGCGATTCCCGAATAAGAGAGTTCTCCACTGCTGCTCACCACGTTATTATACGTAAAGAGCCTTCGCCGCCGAGGGGACGGTCAGGCGGGGCGGTCGGGTCGGGCAGTCGGCGCAAGGGGCTTGGCTGAAACAGCTCATCCTTTTCTGCGTAAGTTGCATCGATAGCGGGGGACCAGCGGCTGGCAACGGAGTTTCAGACATGGCACGTCCTTCTCTCGTCACTTTCTTGGTTTTTTTCCTGGCGGCAACGGGCTTTTCGGGCTCAGCGCTGGCTCAGGACGAATCGCTGTTTCTCATCGTACCGCGGGCTGTCCAAAACGCCGGCGAGGTGACCGGGTTGGCCTTTGCCAATCCCTCTGAGCAGTCGGCCGAGGTTCGCGTCTTTTACTTGGATGACCAGGGCGAGAACCTGGTCGACGACATCGACCTCGTCATCCCGGCCAGGGCCCAGGAGGCGCGCAACCTGGAAGAATACTTCGGCCCTGTGGCGGCCGACAGCCAGGGCTGGATACTGGCCATCACCGACAACATCTCGGTGGTGGGCTTTTTTCTCACCTCCAATCCCCCCGCCTCCCGCATCGACGGAGCCGAGGCGCTGGTGGGAGGACAGTTGAGCCGACAGATCGTCTACCCCGAGGTCGTCCAGCAAGGCGGAGCCGCCACCCAGATCAGCGTCGTCGGCTTCGGTTCCGACGAATCCGATCTTGAGGTGACCTTCGAGTTGAGAGCCGCCGACGGGTCCGTGGTGGAAAGCGTCAGCAGAGTCCTCCCGCCCCTTCCCGCCCTTGGCAGCCAACTGGTGATCGGACTCGACGAGCTTTTCACCGAGCCCATCCCCGAGGAGGCCTACATATCGGCCACCGCTTCAGAGGGCGGAGGACTGGTGGGATTCGAGATTTTCGGCGACAATCAGGCCACCGCCGGACGCAACGCCTTCGACTCCATGGGCGAGGCCTTCCCCTTCGGCTCCTCCCTCTTCGGAGCCCAGGTCGCCACCGGCAGCCTCGATTCCACGCTGACCGTCATCAATCCCACCGGCACCCCGGCCAACCTGACCCTGACGGCGACGCCTACCAGCGATGCTCCGCCAGAGCAGGAACCGGTTTCCGTGGAGCGGCTGCTTCCGGCTGGTGGAGTCCTCAAAGAGGACGCGGCGGAAATGTTCGGGCTGGTCGGGGACTTCGTGGGCTGGGTGAGAGTGGACTCCGACATCACCGGCCTGCTGGGCGACGTCACTTTCGGCGCTCCCGACGGCAGCTTCCTCTCCTCGGTTGAGCTACAGACCATTCCCGTCAGGGATATCGTCTATTCCCAGGTGGCCCAGGTGGCCGAACTGCCCGCCCAGGGGATTCCGGGGGCCCTGACCGGCATCACCTTCCTCAATCCCAACCCGGTCGACGTCGATGTCGACCTGTTCGTTTACGACCTCTTCGGATTCCTCACCGGAGAGGCTCACTTCATCTTGCAGGCCGGCCAGCATCTTCCCCGTCAGCTCTTCGAAATCATCGACGGATTCGCCGACCAGGCCGGAGGCTCCATCCGGGTGCTGTCAGACCATCCCATATTCTCCTTCGAGCTTTTCGGGTTTCTCAGCGGCGGATCTTTGACGGCTCTTTCCGCTGTGCCTCCTCAGCGTCCCAGTGCCCGTCTCGAGGGTTCCTTTACGGTCGACGGAGAGGCTCCGGGCGGAGCGCTCGACGAATCGCTTTCCATCGCCGCCCTCGATCCTGTCACTCAATTGACCATTTTCAGCGCCCCGGTCGGCGCCGACTTCAGCCTGCTGGTTTTCAACGGCACCTATGACCTGATTGCCGGCACCGATCTGGACGACAACGGCATCATCTGCGAGACGGGCGATTTGTGCGGAGCGGTGGTTGACGGCCAGGGCCAGATCGAGTCGGTCGAGGTGGAGGCGGGAGAGGTCCTGAGCGGGCTGACGATCGATTTGACGGTTCTTGAGGCCCCGCTGTCGCTGCGCCGCTCCGGAGGCCGCTCGGGAGACGTGCCGCCCGTGCGACTCAAGCCGTTTGTGCGTCCAGGCCTTCCGCGCTAGAGTGCCCGCCATGAGACACTTTTTTGTACTTTTGGCAGCCGTGGCCCTGGCAGCGGCCTGCGGCGGGCCCCCCCATGATGAGGAGGCCGATCAGAGCGCCGGCCAGTCGGACCCGGGGCAAGAGGACCGCCGACTGGAAGGCACCCTGGCTCCCACCGTGGAAGAGGGAGGATGGGTGCTCAAGACCGAGGAAGGCGACTTTCTCCTGCTCAACCTTCAGGACTATCCCACTCAGCCCTGGTTCAGGGAAGGGGCCCTGGTCAAGGCCGCGGGACAGGTCGATGCCGGAGCGGTCACCATCTACATGCAGGGGACCCCTTTCCGGGTGGAATCGATAGAACCCGCGGAGGACTAGGGCCACTAGGGCCACTAGGTGGCCAGCAAGTTCACACACCAATCAAGTTTCAGCGA
This portion of the Acidobacteriota bacterium genome encodes:
- the uvrB gene encoding excinuclease ABC subunit UvrB; translated protein: MESSFTPSSDQAQAIDSLCGGVEDKDKHQVLLGVTGSGKTFTMAKVVEELNRPTLVLSHNKTLAAQLYQEFRKFFPSNAVEYFVSYYDYYQPEAYIASTDTYIEKEALINDDIERMRHSATRSLFERRDTIIVASVSCIYGLGSPEAYYGMLLMLKRGDRIDRREILKKLVEIQYQRNDYDLVRGTFRVRGDVIEIIPSYEDYGVRVELFGDEIERIEQFDPLTGELLQEHERVPIYPNSHYVIPRQRWNAAVQSIKDELEEFRTGLEKEGRLMEAQRIHQRTMFDLEMIKTVGYCRGIENYSRHLTGRAPGEPSPTLMDYLPDDALFFIDESHVTVPQVRGMYHGDRSRKLNLVEYGFRLPSALDNRPLNFEEFEERLPPTIHVSATPGPYELEKTGGEIVEQIVRPTGLMDPSIDVRPVKGQIDDLLEEIRVREEREERVLVTTLTKRMAEELTEYYTEVGVAVRYLHSEIDTLDRVKILRDLRLGRFDVLVGVNLLREGLDLPEVSLVAILDADKEGYLRSATSLIQTSGRAARNVNGMVIMYADRVTDSMAQCMEETERRREIQQAYNRKHGITPTTISKAVDSDLLEMAMADYYTVPDLEEGLPEVDSVQELEEKIADLEKEMKEAAMAFEFEKAAQLRDRIKELKSLEIEG